From Pseudanabaena sp. PCC 6802, one genomic window encodes:
- a CDS encoding MBOAT family O-acyltransferase, whose translation MGFLSPEYGFFLLGLTCLYWLIPHLQTRLLVLLTASLGFYAQIQMQFVWLMLGSTAVNFGLGLAIKNSRQRFKALLLGFGICLNLAILIGFKYVPFFASILGSTTGWQPAQELTSWASSNFVAPIFISFFTFETIAYLVDVYKGEARSQSFLDFAVYKTLFAKLLAGPIVRYQEFAPQLAFRPRPLPEHIAEGLWLIGCGAFKKAVLADNLGTLVDLNFSNIDRAGSADLWLALCAFALQIYFDFSGYVDMGRGSALLLGFNLPRNFDFPYFTNSISTFWRRWHITLGDWLRDYLYIPLGGSRQGNVRTCINLLIVMFLAGIWHGANWGFIIWGALHGLLLVGHRITTIACARFRRLAALWHSWAGQIVAIAITQFFVIVSWLPFRLPNFLDAQTAFLRLWGKVADPQFAQKIYLESLGVSASQIALLLVGIVIAMLVAYRCDRVRWHLHWQVKLFLVPLSLYLAAMFSPQKTLPFIYFDF comes from the coding sequence ATGGGATTTTTGTCACCTGAATACGGCTTTTTTCTACTCGGTCTCACCTGTCTCTATTGGTTAATTCCCCATCTCCAAACTCGCTTGTTAGTTTTACTAACGGCGAGTTTAGGTTTTTATGCGCAAATCCAGATGCAGTTTGTATGGCTAATGCTTGGCAGTACCGCTGTTAACTTTGGCTTGGGATTAGCGATTAAAAACAGCAGGCAGCGCTTCAAAGCTTTGCTATTAGGATTTGGTATTTGCCTTAACCTGGCAATCTTAATTGGTTTTAAGTACGTACCATTTTTCGCCAGTATTTTGGGCAGTACGACTGGCTGGCAACCTGCCCAAGAGTTGACTAGCTGGGCAAGTAGTAACTTCGTGGCTCCTATCTTCATTAGTTTTTTTACATTTGAAACGATCGCCTACCTGGTTGACGTTTACAAAGGCGAGGCGCGATCGCAAAGTTTTCTTGACTTTGCTGTATATAAAACTCTGTTTGCCAAACTTTTAGCGGGGCCAATCGTACGATACCAGGAGTTTGCACCGCAGTTAGCTTTTCGGCCTCGCCCTTTGCCGGAGCATATTGCTGAAGGGTTATGGCTGATTGGCTGTGGTGCTTTTAAGAAAGCCGTGCTGGCAGACAATTTGGGCACGTTGGTCGATCTTAACTTCAGTAATATCGATCGCGCTGGTAGCGCCGATCTATGGCTCGCTCTGTGTGCTTTTGCCTTACAAATTTACTTTGACTTTAGCGGCTATGTGGATATGGGGCGGGGCAGTGCTTTGTTGTTGGGGTTTAACCTACCGCGCAATTTTGACTTTCCTTACTTTACTAACAGCATCAGTACTTTTTGGCGACGTTGGCACATCACGTTGGGGGACTGGCTGCGAGATTATCTGTACATTCCCTTGGGTGGTTCCAGGCAAGGGAATGTCAGAACCTGTATTAACTTATTAATTGTGATGTTCTTAGCAGGCATCTGGCACGGTGCGAACTGGGGGTTTATAATCTGGGGTGCTTTGCACGGCCTGCTGCTGGTGGGGCACCGCATCACCACGATCGCCTGTGCCCGTTTCAGACGCTTAGCAGCTTTATGGCATTCCTGGGCAGGGCAAATTGTGGCGATCGCGATTACTCAGTTTTTTGTCATAGTTAGCTGGCTGCCATTTCGCTTACCCAACTTTCTGGATGCTCAAACGGCATTTCTCCGCTTGTGGGGCAAGGTGGCAGATCCGCAATTTGCCCAAAAGATCTATCTGGAATCTTTGGGCGTTAGCGCTAGCCAGATCGCACTCCTACTTGTCGGTATTGTAATTGCCATGTTGGTAGCTTACCGTTGCGATCGCGTTCGCTGGCATCTCCACTGGCAGGTCAAGTTATTTTTAGTACCTTTAAGCCTTTATTTGGCTGCCATGTTTAGCCCACAAAAAACCTTGCCATTCATTTATTTTGATTTTTAG
- a CDS encoding DUF1830 domain-containing protein — MPQILDPVPGHNSKIVCCYVNATSKIQIARITNISNWYFERVVFPGQHLIFEAVPTAQLEIHTGMMASSILSDMIPCVQLQVQDSSPTLPSWVPMHLAAKQKTKPELIG, encoded by the coding sequence ATGCCTCAAATTTTAGATCCAGTACCCGGACATAACAGTAAAATAGTTTGCTGCTATGTCAATGCCACCAGCAAAATACAGATTGCTCGCATTACCAACATATCAAATTGGTATTTTGAGCGAGTAGTGTTTCCCGGCCAACATCTGATTTTTGAGGCGGTACCAACCGCTCAGCTAGAAATTCATACGGGGATGATGGCAAGCTCTATACTTTCAGATATGATTCCTTGCGTGCAGTTGCAGGTGCAGGACTCAAGCCCCACTTTACCTAGTTGGGTGCCCATGCACCTTGCGGCCAAACAAAAAACTAAACCAGAACTTATAGGCTAG
- a CDS encoding photosystem II high light acclimation radical SAM protein, with protein MATSDKILYVRLPCNPIFPIGAVYLADFVRKVAPQTEQRIFDLGTVPPLDFYKALDRSIDEFQPNLLVFSWRDIQIYAPVGGRGGNPLQNAFEFYYAANPFIKLRGALNGLRLFASYYTELWRNSRLIRRGLARTRRYQPQARAVVGGGAVSVFYEQLASYLPKGTIVSVGEGESLLERLVQGREIGSDRCYVVGETQPRDRLIYEQPAPIEKSACDYDYIESIWPEFNYYFRDRDFYIGVQTKRGCPHNCCYCVYTTIEGKQVRINPADEVVREMQQLYDRGIRNFWFTDAQFIPAKRYIDDVIELLRKIVASGMTDIHWAAYIRADNLTPELCELMVATGMNYFEIGITSGSQELVRKMRMGYNLRHVLQNCRDLKAAGFNDLVSVNYSFNVIDETCDTIRQTIAYHRELENIFGADKVEPAIFFIGLQPHTHLEEYAFKNEILKPDYNPMSMMPWNAKKLLWNPEPLGSFFGEVCLEAWRRNGDDFGRTVMDILEERLGRAELEEALTAPIVGASALKPVAV; from the coding sequence ATGGCTACCTCAGACAAAATCCTGTACGTGCGCTTGCCGTGCAATCCGATTTTCCCAATTGGAGCAGTATATCTAGCAGATTTTGTTCGCAAAGTAGCCCCACAGACCGAACAGCGGATTTTCGATTTGGGTACGGTTCCGCCTTTGGATTTCTATAAGGCTTTAGATCGCAGCATCGATGAGTTCCAGCCAAATCTCCTGGTGTTTTCCTGGCGCGATATTCAAATTTATGCCCCGGTTGGAGGGCGTGGGGGTAATCCGCTCCAAAATGCCTTTGAGTTTTATTACGCCGCCAATCCCTTCATTAAGCTGCGCGGCGCACTTAATGGTCTCCGTCTGTTTGCGTCATACTATACGGAACTGTGGCGAAATTCCCGTTTGATTCGACGGGGTCTAGCCCGGACGCGTCGTTACCAGCCCCAGGCAAGGGCTGTAGTTGGTGGTGGGGCAGTTAGCGTATTTTACGAGCAATTGGCAAGCTATTTACCCAAGGGCACTATCGTATCTGTGGGCGAGGGGGAATCGCTTCTGGAAAGATTAGTGCAAGGCAGGGAGATAGGGAGCGATCGCTGTTATGTGGTTGGCGAAACTCAGCCGCGCGATCGCCTGATTTACGAGCAGCCCGCCCCCATCGAAAAAAGCGCCTGCGACTACGACTACATTGAGTCGATCTGGCCGGAATTTAACTATTACTTCCGCGATCGCGACTTTTATATTGGCGTGCAGACCAAGCGGGGCTGTCCCCACAACTGTTGTTACTGCGTTTATACGACGATCGAGGGCAAGCAAGTACGCATTAATCCCGCCGATGAGGTGGTGCGAGAAATGCAACAGCTTTACGATCGGGGCATTCGTAACTTCTGGTTTACCGACGCGCAGTTTATCCCTGCCAAGCGATATATAGATGATGTCATAGAGCTATTACGCAAGATCGTCGCATCGGGGATGACCGATATCCACTGGGCGGCCTATATCCGTGCCGATAACCTCACGCCAGAGTTGTGCGAGCTCATGGTTGCGACTGGCATGAATTACTTTGAAATTGGCATTACCAGCGGCTCGCAGGAACTGGTGCGTAAAATGCGGATGGGGTATAACCTGCGGCACGTCCTGCAAAACTGTCGCGATTTAAAAGCAGCGGGATTTAACGACCTGGTCTCGGTGAACTACTCGTTTAACGTGATCGACGAAACCTGCGATACGATTCGTCAGACGATCGCTTACCACCGCGAGCTAGAGAACATCTTTGGCGCGGATAAAGTAGAGCCTGCCATCTTCTTTATTGGCTTGCAGCCGCACACGCATCTAGAAGAGTACGCCTTTAAAAACGAAATTCTCAAACCAGACTACAATCCCATGAGCATGATGCCGTGGAATGCCAAGAAGCTGCTGTGGAATCCCGAACCGCTCGGCTCTTTCTTTGGTGAAGTGTGTTTAGAGGCATGGCGGCGTAATGGCGACGATTTTGGTCGTACTGTGATGGATATTCTAGAAGAACGCCTTGGCCGTGCCGAACTTGAGGAAGCCTTGACCGCTCCCATTGTTGGTGCGTCTGCGCTTAAACCTGTTGCTGTTTAG